In Thioalkalivibrio paradoxus ARh 1, the following are encoded in one genomic region:
- a CDS encoding efflux RND transporter permease subunit, with translation MIISDIANRRPVLAVVFNLLLVTFGLIAYQQLPLREYPDIDAPVITVTTDYSGASAEIIEREVTQRLEDRIAGIEGIRYIQSSSRDGRSSITVEFNLNRDIDAAANDIREAVSRVVRFLPDEVDPPQVTKADADASPILWLNLSSTTMDGLELADYARRYLVDRLSVVDGVALIRLGGARRYAMRIWVDREALAARELTVVDIEDALRRENVELPAGRVDSVDREFRVRVDRMYRTVEDFESLVIRRADNQHLVRLGEVAEVRLGSDSERTEFRGNGEDMVGLGIIRQANANVLDVADGVKRVAADLQEQLPDGTSLVVTYDSSVFIEGAIREVYITLAIATAAVVLVIYLFLGSWRATLIPGVTVPVAITAAFIGVALLGFSVNLLTLLALVLAIGLVVDDAIVMLENIHRRIERGEPGLLAAYRGARQVGFAIVATTSVLVAVFVPLAFLSGTVGRLFTEFALAIAIAVVFSSIVALTLAPVLSGRLMHKGDDDTGMARFVSRGFGALERGYRRLLERSLPHAWGVVPILLLALGGAWWLLSEIPEEFAPREDRGAFFIMVTGPEGASFDYMSERMAEVERRLLPMTEQGDVRRIMVRTPRGFGNPEAVNNGFVIVIMHHWNDRERSSWEVMDEINASLAEIPGITARAIMRQGLSAGRIGPPVQFVITGPDYDELAEWGETLLERAEEIPGLARLELDYRPTQPQISVHIDRDRAADLGVSLTTVGRTLDVMLGGRSVTTFIERGEEYDVIVEGRSDQRRTPGDISNLYVRSDRGMLIPLSSLVSYDEVAGAGSLERYNRARAVTLTAAVQEGHTLGQVLAELDAAAAEVLPPEARIDYKGESLDLREGAQAVFFVFVLALLVVYLVLAAQFESFVHPLVIMLTVPLAIVGALLGLYFTGQTMNIYSQIGMVMLIGLAAKNGILIVEFANQLRDHGREFHRAIVEASSMRLRPVLMTALTTVAGSIPLILATGPGSETRFVIGIAVFSGVLFATLFTLFVIPAAYTLLARRTESPKATTRTIEGLDGRIDDVDRDRDIVAPATETRNS, from the coding sequence ATGATCATCTCCGACATCGCGAATCGCCGGCCGGTACTCGCGGTCGTGTTCAACCTGCTGCTGGTCACCTTCGGCCTGATCGCCTATCAGCAACTGCCGCTGCGCGAGTACCCCGACATCGACGCGCCGGTGATCACCGTGACCACCGACTATTCGGGTGCCAGTGCCGAGATCATCGAGCGCGAGGTCACCCAGCGCCTCGAGGACCGAATCGCCGGCATCGAGGGGATCCGCTACATCCAGTCGTCGAGCCGCGACGGCCGCTCGTCGATCACCGTCGAGTTCAACCTGAACCGCGACATCGACGCCGCCGCCAACGACATCCGCGAAGCGGTGTCGCGCGTGGTGCGGTTCCTGCCCGACGAGGTCGACCCACCGCAGGTGACCAAGGCCGACGCCGACGCGAGCCCGATTCTCTGGCTGAACCTCTCGAGCACCACGATGGATGGCCTGGAGCTCGCCGACTACGCGCGCCGCTACCTGGTCGACCGGCTGTCGGTGGTCGACGGCGTTGCGCTGATCCGGCTCGGCGGGGCCCGCCGCTACGCGATGCGAATCTGGGTCGACCGCGAGGCGTTGGCGGCGCGTGAGCTCACCGTCGTCGACATCGAGGACGCGCTGCGGCGCGAGAACGTCGAGCTGCCCGCGGGTCGGGTCGATTCGGTCGACCGCGAGTTTCGGGTTCGCGTCGACCGCATGTACCGCACCGTCGAGGATTTCGAGAGCCTGGTGATCCGGCGCGCGGACAACCAGCACCTGGTGCGTCTGGGCGAGGTGGCCGAGGTCAGGCTCGGCTCGGACTCCGAGCGCACCGAGTTTCGGGGCAACGGCGAGGACATGGTCGGGCTCGGCATCATCCGCCAGGCCAACGCGAACGTGCTCGACGTTGCCGACGGCGTGAAACGGGTTGCGGCCGATCTGCAGGAGCAGCTGCCCGACGGCACCTCGCTGGTGGTCACCTATGACAGCTCGGTGTTCATCGAGGGCGCGATCCGCGAGGTCTACATCACGCTCGCGATCGCGACCGCCGCGGTGGTGCTGGTGATCTACCTGTTCCTCGGCAGCTGGCGCGCGACGCTGATCCCCGGCGTGACGGTCCCGGTCGCGATCACCGCCGCGTTCATCGGCGTCGCGCTGCTTGGCTTCTCGGTGAACCTGCTGACCTTGCTCGCGCTGGTGCTCGCAATCGGGCTGGTGGTCGACGATGCAATCGTGATGCTCGAGAACATCCACCGGCGCATCGAGCGCGGTGAACCGGGTCTGCTGGCGGCGTACCGCGGGGCCCGCCAGGTCGGTTTCGCGATCGTCGCGACCACCTCGGTACTGGTCGCGGTGTTCGTGCCGTTGGCCTTTCTCAGCGGTACCGTCGGGCGGCTGTTCACCGAGTTCGCGCTCGCGATCGCGATCGCGGTGGTGTTCTCGAGCATCGTCGCGCTGACGCTGGCGCCCGTGCTTTCCGGACGGCTGATGCACAAGGGCGACGACGATACCGGCATGGCGCGTTTCGTCAGCCGCGGCTTCGGGGCGCTGGAGCGCGGCTATCGGCGGCTGCTCGAGCGCAGTCTGCCGCATGCCTGGGGTGTGGTGCCCATCCTGCTGCTGGCGCTCGGCGGCGCCTGGTGGCTGCTGAGCGAAATCCCGGAGGAGTTCGCGCCGCGCGAGGACCGGGGCGCGTTTTTCATCATGGTCACCGGCCCGGAGGGCGCGAGCTTCGACTACATGAGCGAGCGGATGGCGGAGGTCGAGCGCCGCCTGCTGCCGATGACCGAGCAGGGTGATGTGCGCAGGATCATGGTGCGTACCCCGCGCGGTTTCGGCAACCCGGAGGCGGTGAACAACGGCTTCGTGATCGTGATCATGCATCACTGGAACGACCGGGAGCGCTCGTCCTGGGAGGTGATGGACGAGATCAACGCCTCGCTGGCGGAGATCCCGGGGATCACCGCGCGCGCGATCATGCGCCAGGGACTCTCGGCCGGGCGGATCGGACCTCCGGTGCAGTTCGTGATCACCGGGCCCGATTACGACGAACTCGCCGAGTGGGGTGAGACATTGCTCGAGCGCGCGGAGGAGATCCCCGGCCTCGCAAGGCTCGAGCTGGACTACCGGCCGACGCAGCCGCAGATCTCGGTGCATATCGACCGCGACCGGGCAGCCGACCTCGGGGTGTCGCTGACCACCGTCGGGCGCACATTGGACGTGATGCTCGGCGGGCGCAGCGTGACCACCTTCATCGAGCGCGGCGAGGAGTACGACGTGATCGTCGAGGGACGTTCCGACCAGCGCCGCACGCCGGGCGACATCTCGAACCTCTACGTGCGCTCGGACCGGGGCATGCTGATCCCGCTGTCCAGCCTGGTCAGCTACGACGAGGTGGCCGGTGCCGGATCACTCGAACGCTACAACCGTGCGCGCGCGGTGACGTTGACTGCGGCGGTGCAGGAAGGCCACACGCTGGGTCAGGTGCTCGCGGAGCTCGATGCCGCGGCCGCCGAGGTCCTGCCGCCCGAGGCCCGCATCGACTACAAGGGCGAGTCTCTGGATCTGCGCGAGGGCGCGCAGGCGGTGTTCTTCGTGTTCGTGCTCGCGCTGCTGGTGGTCTACCTGGTGCTCGCCGCGCAGTTCGAGAGTTTCGTGCACCCGTTGGTGATCATGCTCACGGTGCCGCTCGCGATTGTCGGCGCGCTGCTGGGGCTGTACTTCACCGGTCAGACGATGAACATCTACAGTCAGATCGGCATGGTGATGCTGATCGGGCTGGCGGCCAAGAACGGCATCCTGATCGTCGAGTTCGCGAACCAGTTGCGCGATCACGGACGCGAATTCCACCGGGCCATCGTCGAGGCGTCCAGCATGCGGCTGC
- the ccmI gene encoding c-type cytochrome biogenesis protein CcmI yields MTLFWILAIALLAVSLLFVFVPLWRSRAAAGAAAGSTGKSASGTGLSIYRSQLAELEADRQAGALSDAQYQAAKVDLQRGLLEMSESAAGSGRTPSRSWRWAAGGGALVLVPVLAVGIYQGFGGGPLAFDPPRQPDPSEPVAEGTNDPEAIIEALRERLDENPDDPIAWALLGRVYHAMGLTRRAAQAYASSIEHGGNHDADILVDYADVLGTIQNGNLEGRPRELVRRALDIEPDHSTGLWLAGTAAFRAGDYAEAREYWQRLARGLPVGSQNRAIIRANLDEVEARIAQAGGSGS; encoded by the coding sequence ATGACCCTGTTCTGGATTCTTGCGATCGCGCTGCTGGCGGTCTCCCTGTTGTTTGTTTTCGTGCCGTTGTGGCGTTCCCGGGCGGCAGCCGGCGCTGCCGCCGGCAGCACCGGGAAGAGCGCAAGCGGCACCGGCTTGTCGATTTATCGCAGTCAGTTGGCGGAACTCGAAGCCGACCGGCAGGCGGGCGCATTGTCCGACGCGCAGTATCAGGCCGCAAAAGTGGACCTGCAGCGCGGGCTGCTGGAGATGTCCGAATCGGCTGCAGGTTCTGGCCGCACGCCGTCGCGTTCCTGGCGCTGGGCCGCCGGCGGCGGCGCGCTGGTGCTGGTGCCGGTCCTGGCCGTCGGCATCTACCAGGGATTCGGTGGCGGGCCGCTGGCCTTCGATCCGCCGCGGCAGCCCGACCCGTCCGAGCCCGTGGCGGAGGGCACGAACGACCCGGAAGCGATCATCGAGGCATTGCGCGAGCGCCTGGACGAGAATCCGGACGACCCGATCGCCTGGGCACTGCTGGGCAGGGTCTACCATGCGATGGGGCTGACGCGCCGGGCCGCGCAGGCCTATGCCTCGTCGATCGAGCACGGCGGAAATCACGACGCGGACATCCTGGTGGACTACGCCGATGTCCTCGGAACGATTCAGAACGGCAACCTCGAGGGGCGGCCGCGCGAGCTCGTCCGCCGGGCGCTCGACATCGAGCCCGATCACAGCACCGGTCTGTGGCTGGCGGGTACCGCGGCTTTCCGCGCAGGAGACTACGCCGAAGCCCGCGAGTACTGGCAGCGGCTTGCGCGCGGTCTGCCGGTGGGCTCGCAGAACCGAGCGATCATCCGTGCGAACCTCGACGAGGTGGAGGCGCGCATCGCCCAGGCGGGCGGTTCGGGCTCCTGA
- the gshA gene encoding glutamate--cysteine ligase — MGTPENDLQQLMLRLGERLPPTALRGRIGLEKETLRVRAAGSIAQTPHPAGLGSALTHPYITTDYSEALLELVTPPFDDVRETLGFLQDLQAFAAARVGDEILWATSMPCAVSGEDSIPVAQYGHSNAGRMKTVYRIGLGHRYGRLMQVIAGVHFNYSPQPALWPILADLRGETDDRDFRDRCMMGMIRNLLRFGWLVPYLFGASPAVCNTFLDGRGARLEDFDDDSSYLPLATSLRMGDIGYNNRKEADTGIKANYNSLAEYVDSLRCAITTESPEWARIGVKVNGEYRQLNANILQIENEYYSSVRPKQPLERFEKPTDALESRGIAYVELRSVDVNAQHPLGVDESQLRFLEAFCLTALLIPSAPLSESAMADIDANLLAVAHYGRKPGLMLRCERGPAALQDLGREILTLMRPVAAMLDQGLPGDPYRRSLSEQWGKVEQAALTPSARMLEDMMAREEGFYRYARRLSDQHREAFRSNCPLPREAELVELAQHSLTEQAAMEASDRYDFDSFLQRYFDGSLVGMSGARSFIR, encoded by the coding sequence GTGGGTACTCCCGAAAACGATCTTCAGCAACTGATGCTGCGCTTGGGCGAGCGGCTGCCGCCGACCGCGTTGCGCGGCCGGATCGGCCTGGAGAAAGAGACGCTCCGGGTACGGGCGGCCGGATCGATCGCACAGACACCGCACCCTGCCGGTCTGGGGTCGGCGCTGACCCATCCCTACATCACCACCGATTATTCCGAGGCACTGCTGGAACTGGTCACGCCGCCGTTCGACGATGTGCGCGAAACGCTGGGTTTCCTGCAGGATCTGCAGGCCTTTGCGGCAGCCCGGGTCGGCGACGAGATTCTCTGGGCCACCAGCATGCCCTGCGCGGTCAGTGGCGAGGATTCGATCCCGGTGGCGCAGTACGGCCATTCCAACGCCGGCCGGATGAAGACCGTCTACCGCATCGGGCTCGGACACCGCTACGGGCGCTTGATGCAGGTGATCGCCGGCGTGCATTTCAACTATTCGCCGCAGCCCGCACTTTGGCCGATCCTGGCCGACTTGCGCGGCGAGACCGACGACCGCGACTTCCGCGACCGCTGCATGATGGGGATGATCCGCAACCTGCTGCGTTTCGGCTGGCTGGTGCCCTACCTGTTCGGTGCGTCTCCTGCGGTCTGCAACACTTTCCTCGATGGGCGCGGAGCCAGGCTCGAGGACTTCGATGACGACAGCAGCTACCTGCCGCTGGCGACCAGCCTGCGCATGGGGGACATCGGCTACAACAACCGCAAGGAGGCGGACACCGGGATCAAGGCCAACTACAACTCGCTGGCCGAGTACGTCGACAGCCTGCGCTGTGCGATCACCACCGAGAGCCCGGAATGGGCCCGGATCGGGGTCAAGGTGAACGGCGAGTACCGGCAGCTGAACGCGAATATCCTGCAGATCGAGAACGAGTACTACAGTTCGGTGCGGCCCAAGCAGCCGCTGGAACGCTTCGAGAAGCCGACCGATGCGCTGGAGTCGCGGGGTATCGCCTATGTCGAACTGCGCTCGGTCGATGTGAACGCCCAGCACCCGCTTGGCGTGGATGAGAGCCAGCTGCGCTTCCTCGAGGCTTTCTGTCTCACGGCGCTGCTGATTCCCAGCGCCCCACTCAGCGAGTCGGCGATGGCCGACATCGACGCGAACCTGCTCGCGGTGGCGCACTACGGCCGCAAGCCCGGCCTGATGCTGCGCTGCGAGCGTGGTCCCGCGGCATTGCAGGATCTCGGTCGCGAGATCCTGACTCTGATGCGCCCGGTTGCGGCAATGCTCGACCAGGGCCTGCCCGGAGACCCGTATCGCCGTTCGCTGAGCGAACAATGGGGCAAGGTGGAACAGGCCGCGCTGACCCCGTCGGCGCGGATGCTGGAGGACATGATGGCGCGCGAGGAGGGGTTCTACCGCTATGCGCGGCGGCTTTCGGACCAGCACCGCGAGGCTTTCCGCAGCAACTGCCCGCTGCCCCGCGAGGCCGAACTGGTCGAGCTGGCCCAGCATTCGCTGACCGAACAGGCCGCGATGGAGGCCAGCGACCGCTACGATTTCGACAGCTTCCTTCAGCGCTATTTCGATGGCAGTCTCGTGGGAATGTCGGGTGCACGCTCGTTCATCCGCTGA
- a CDS encoding M90 family metallopeptidase: MLNDLRTLFDDLGKRLRLAGPGPIVLDDHQWQALEARVPFLAALSTEEIAILRERIGEFLAAKHFVAIGLDLQPWQRHVIAAYACLPVLHLGTRAYREWKTVIVYPDTFTPEQEWVDDAGVHHHAVVPQAGEAWERGPVVLSWNDIAADGAVIVHEMTHTLDAGNGDVNGFPPLPARMPATAWTETFSAAFEQLNDAIERDEEPLIDPYAATDPAEFLAVASEYFFFSPGYLREVFPGVYAQLADYFGQQPHLRAPEIETGLPEGTN, encoded by the coding sequence ATGCTGAATGACCTCAGAACGCTGTTCGACGATCTCGGCAAGCGCCTGCGCCTGGCCGGACCCGGCCCGATCGTGCTGGACGATCACCAGTGGCAGGCACTGGAGGCACGGGTTCCGTTCCTGGCCGCCCTGTCAACGGAAGAGATCGCCATCCTGCGGGAACGCATCGGCGAGTTCCTGGCGGCCAAGCATTTCGTTGCGATCGGCCTCGATCTTCAACCCTGGCAGCGGCATGTGATCGCAGCCTATGCCTGTCTGCCGGTGCTGCATCTCGGCACCCGCGCCTATCGGGAGTGGAAGACCGTGATCGTCTACCCGGACACGTTCACTCCCGAACAGGAATGGGTCGACGACGCGGGCGTGCACCACCACGCGGTGGTGCCGCAGGCCGGGGAAGCCTGGGAACGCGGCCCGGTCGTTCTGTCCTGGAACGACATCGCTGCCGACGGTGCGGTGATCGTGCACGAAATGACGCACACGCTGGACGCCGGGAACGGCGATGTCAACGGCTTCCCGCCACTACCGGCGCGGATGCCGGCAACGGCCTGGACCGAAACGTTCAGCGCGGCCTTCGAACAGCTGAACGACGCCATCGAGCGCGACGAGGAGCCGCTGATCGACCCCTACGCGGCCACCGACCCGGCCGAGTTCCTTGCGGTAGCCAGCGAGTATTTCTTCTTCTCGCCCGGATACCTTCGCGAAGTGTTCCCCGGCGTCTACGCGCAGCTCGCCGACTATTTCGGGCAACAGCCGCATCTGCGCGCACCGGAGATCGAGACCGGCCTGCCGGAAGGGACGAACTGA
- a CDS encoding efflux RND transporter periplasmic adaptor subunit has protein sequence MKAFVIVLLLAAVGAGGLWFWSSQERAAGNASPAAGNAAVDRRIPVRLAVVEPQRFETVLESLGTAQANESVTLTATVTATVAEIAFRDGDEVEAGQILVRLASAEEFAEQREAQVALAEQRRELNRIRGLAADGIVPRQQVDQQRSRVEESEARLAAVEARLSDRVIRAPFAGVLGLRRVSSGSLVSPGTAVAELDDISVIKLDFTVPERFLGAVRAGKPVKARSVAFRDRVFEGVVTAVSTRVDVATRSFTVRAEIDNPERELRPGMLLTTRLPLDPADRLAIPEGAVLATADRHFVFRLADDGKVERQQIRIGRRQPGWVEVLDGLAAGDRVVTDGILRVRQGSEVRVLEEEPA, from the coding sequence TTGAAAGCGTTCGTCATCGTGCTGCTGTTGGCCGCTGTCGGTGCCGGTGGCTTGTGGTTCTGGTCGAGCCAGGAGCGCGCGGCGGGTAACGCGAGCCCGGCGGCCGGCAATGCCGCCGTCGACCGCAGGATCCCGGTGCGTCTGGCCGTGGTCGAGCCGCAGCGCTTCGAGACGGTGCTCGAGTCGCTCGGCACCGCGCAGGCCAATGAATCGGTCACGCTGACCGCGACCGTGACCGCGACCGTGGCCGAAATCGCGTTTCGCGATGGCGACGAGGTCGAGGCGGGTCAGATCCTGGTGCGCCTCGCGTCAGCGGAGGAGTTCGCAGAGCAGCGCGAAGCGCAGGTCGCGTTGGCGGAACAACGGCGCGAATTGAACCGCATTCGCGGGCTGGCGGCAGACGGCATCGTGCCGCGCCAGCAGGTGGACCAGCAGCGCTCGCGTGTCGAGGAATCGGAGGCCCGCCTGGCCGCGGTCGAGGCGCGGCTTTCCGATCGCGTGATCCGGGCGCCGTTCGCCGGAGTACTTGGGCTGCGGCGGGTCAGCTCGGGTTCGCTGGTGTCGCCCGGCACCGCCGTCGCCGAGCTCGATGACATCTCGGTCATCAAACTCGATTTCACCGTGCCCGAGCGTTTCCTGGGTGCGGTGCGCGCGGGTAAACCGGTGAAGGCGCGCAGCGTCGCGTTCCGCGACCGCGTGTTCGAGGGCGTGGTCACCGCAGTCAGCACCCGGGTCGACGTCGCCACCCGCAGCTTCACCGTGCGCGCGGAGATCGATAACCCCGAGCGCGAGCTGCGGCCCGGGATGCTGCTGACCACGCGCCTGCCGCTCGATCCGGCGGATCGGCTGGCGATTCCTGAAGGCGCGGTGCTCGCGACGGCCGACCGGCATTTCGTCTTCCGGCTCGCCGACGACGGCAAGGTCGAGCGCCAGCAGATCCGGATCGGTCGGCGCCAGCCGGGCTGGGTCGAGGTGCTGGACGGACTCGCTGCGGGTGACCGGGTGGTCACCGATGGCATTCTGCGCGTGCGCCAGGGCAGCGAGGTGCGAGTGCTGGAGGAAGAACCGGCATGA
- a CDS encoding DsbE family thiol:disulfide interchange protein, translating to MRSRSLLPFLPVLILIGLVGTLAGALVWNMLNVAEPLVGRDAPAFDLPELRDPEARFSSADMLGKPALLNVWASWCVTCRQEHQTLVNLQRMGIPVYGLNFRDSREQALAYLSRGGDPFSAIGFDPNGRVSADWGVHATPVTFLVDRDGQVRFKHVGPLHADLVQRQLIPLYRQLEADS from the coding sequence ATGCGTTCTCGTTCGCTGCTCCCCTTCCTGCCCGTTCTGATTCTGATCGGGCTGGTCGGGACGCTGGCCGGTGCGCTGGTCTGGAACATGCTGAACGTTGCGGAGCCACTGGTGGGCCGGGACGCACCGGCGTTCGACCTGCCTGAACTGCGGGATCCGGAGGCCCGATTCAGCAGTGCGGACATGCTCGGCAAACCGGCGCTGCTGAACGTCTGGGCATCGTGGTGCGTGACCTGCCGCCAGGAGCACCAGACATTGGTGAACCTTCAGCGCATGGGCATCCCGGTGTACGGGCTGAACTTCCGGGACAGCCGTGAGCAGGCCCTGGCCTACCTGAGCCGCGGGGGAGATCCGTTCTCCGCGATCGGATTCGATCCGAACGGACGGGTCAGTGCGGACTGGGGCGTGCACGCGACTCCAGTGACTTTTCTGGTCGACCGCGATGGGCAGGTACGGTTCAAGCATGTCGGGCCTTTGCACGCAGACCTTGTCCAGCGCCAGCTGATCCCGCTGTATCGGCAGCTCGAGGCCGACTCATGA
- the narL gene encoding two-component system response regulator NarL, with product MPEAVRVLVIDDHPLFRRGARHLMDIEAGFEVVGEASSGREGLDLALKLVPDLILLDLNMTDMDGTETLGALREAGIDARVVMLTVSDEEEDLVAALRAGADGYLLKHTEPEELLRQLRQVLSGRLILTDELTERLAEAMRRKPPPGERGMLTRREQEVLDQIAAGLSNKQIARELGLSEGTVKVHVKHLLKKLGMHSRLEAALWVVEQQK from the coding sequence ATGCCGGAAGCGGTCCGGGTGCTGGTCATCGACGACCATCCGCTGTTCCGGCGGGGGGCGCGCCACCTGATGGATATCGAGGCCGGGTTCGAGGTCGTGGGCGAGGCGAGTTCCGGGCGCGAAGGCCTCGATCTTGCGCTGAAGCTCGTGCCCGACCTGATTCTGCTCGACCTGAACATGACCGACATGGATGGCACCGAGACGCTCGGCGCGCTGCGCGAGGCCGGGATCGACGCCCGGGTGGTGATGCTCACGGTGTCCGACGAAGAGGAAGATCTGGTGGCCGCGCTGCGGGCTGGCGCCGATGGCTACCTGCTGAAGCACACCGAGCCCGAGGAGCTGCTGCGCCAGCTGCGGCAGGTGCTTTCCGGGCGCCTGATCCTGACCGACGAGCTTACTGAACGTCTGGCCGAGGCGATGCGTCGCAAGCCGCCCCCCGGAGAACGCGGCATGCTGACGCGCCGCGAACAGGAGGTGCTCGACCAGATTGCGGCCGGCCTGAGCAACAAGCAGATCGCCCGGGAGCTGGGGCTGAGCGAGGGCACGGTCAAGGTGCATGTAAAGCACCTGCTGAAGAAGCTCGGGATGCACTCCCGCCTCGAGGCGGCGCTGTGGGTCGTGGAGCAGCAGAAATAG
- a CDS encoding histidine kinase produces the protein MLRLIHRSLFVQLGFALSLMATMALFGIVTSVIIAEQLRGAATAINHAGTLRFSTYAASTTALRPEVEDIELHRRDLETALRRFERHYRSEALLRLVPNDVSHPARRSYDEIGRMWDAEMRPTILGFSTVHPDGAAYRDLRVVVDDFVDRVDRMVLQLEQRAESFVQVLRVVQAACLFMMVLVMFITVRFLRRQVMRPLRELLGGAEEVRQGVFTRQIAHTGRDELGQLGAAFNRMTRDLSRLYNDLEGRVREKTRALEYSNRSLELMYRSLSHLHDGSLNRATYTDTLREMEALLGFGHGSLCLLDQGGLKGFQLADSGPIGDSSGPLCDRQTCAGCTGDAGEGPRLKAGPGGQQVLSVPLFDGGELHALLQMTVPEGTRLEPWQVQLVEAIGRHLGVAIASQRRAIQGRRLALLEERATIARELHDSLAQALSYLKIQVSRLRAALRGSTRNDEVEAALQDLHHGLNDAYGQLRELLTTFRIGRGGEGFGHALEETVAGVAARGSLEVALENGLADGELGINEEIHVLQIVREALCNVLRHARASHAWVRLGWTSEGILLSIRDDGIGIRPGAREKPNHYGLTIMRERARQLHGTIDIESVADGGTRVELRFRPVPAPVPQPAEAARWAV, from the coding sequence ATGCTGCGCCTCATCCATCGATCGCTGTTCGTGCAACTGGGCTTCGCGCTGTCGCTGATGGCGACGATGGCCCTGTTCGGGATCGTGACCTCGGTGATCATCGCGGAGCAGCTGCGAGGAGCCGCAACGGCGATCAATCATGCCGGAACCCTGCGCTTTTCGACCTATGCCGCGAGCACTACGGCGCTGAGGCCGGAGGTCGAGGACATCGAACTGCACCGGAGGGACCTCGAGACCGCGCTCCGACGGTTCGAACGGCATTACCGGAGCGAGGCGCTCCTGCGGTTGGTGCCGAACGATGTCTCGCATCCCGCACGCCGATCCTATGACGAGATCGGACGAATGTGGGACGCTGAAATGCGCCCGACGATCCTCGGTTTCTCCACCGTGCACCCGGATGGTGCAGCGTACCGGGATCTGCGCGTGGTGGTCGACGATTTCGTGGATCGGGTCGACCGGATGGTCCTGCAGCTCGAGCAGCGCGCCGAGTCCTTCGTGCAGGTCCTGCGTGTCGTGCAGGCGGCCTGCCTGTTCATGATGGTGCTGGTAATGTTCATCACCGTGCGATTTCTGCGGCGCCAGGTGATGCGCCCATTGCGCGAGCTGCTGGGCGGTGCCGAGGAAGTGCGTCAGGGTGTGTTCACCCGCCAGATCGCGCATACCGGGCGCGACGAACTGGGACAGCTGGGCGCGGCATTCAACCGCATGACTCGGGATCTGTCCCGGCTCTACAACGATCTCGAAGGGCGCGTGCGCGAAAAGACACGCGCTCTGGAATACAGCAACCGGTCGCTGGAATTGATGTACCGTTCGCTGAGCCATCTGCACGATGGCTCGCTGAACCGGGCGACCTACACCGATACCCTGCGCGAGATGGAGGCACTGCTCGGTTTTGGGCACGGCAGCCTCTGTCTGCTCGACCAGGGCGGCCTCAAGGGGTTTCAGCTGGCCGATTCCGGGCCCATCGGCGACTCGAGCGGCCCCCTTTGCGATCGCCAGACCTGTGCGGGCTGCACCGGCGATGCCGGCGAGGGTCCGCGGTTGAAGGCGGGCCCCGGTGGCCAGCAAGTGCTGTCGGTGCCGCTGTTCGATGGCGGGGAGCTGCACGCGCTGTTGCAAATGACGGTGCCCGAGGGAACCCGCCTCGAGCCGTGGCAGGTCCAGCTGGTCGAGGCTATCGGTCGCCACCTGGGGGTTGCGATCGCGAGTCAGCGTCGTGCGATCCAGGGCCGGCGTCTGGCGCTGCTGGAGGAGCGCGCGACCATCGCCCGGGAATTGCACGACTCGTTGGCACAGGCGCTCAGCTATCTGAAGATCCAGGTCAGCCGCCTGCGCGCGGCTCTGCGTGGCTCCACGCGCAACGACGAAGTGGAAGCGGCGCTGCAGGATCTCCACCATGGGCTGAACGATGCCTACGGCCAGCTGCGCGAACTGCTGACGACGTTCCGGATCGGCCGCGGTGGTGAGGGATTCGGCCATGCGCTCGAGGAGACGGTCGCCGGTGTCGCCGCGCGCGGATCCCTCGAGGTCGCGCTCGAGAACGGGCTGGCCGACGGAGAGCTTGGCATCAACGAGGAAATCCACGTGTTGCAGATCGTCCGGGAAGCACTTTGCAACGTGTTGCGCCATGCCCGGGCCTCGCACGCCTGGGTGCGGCTCGGGTGGACATCCGAAGGGATTCTGCTGAGCATCCGCGACGATGGCATCGGCATCCGCCCCGGGGCGCGGGAGAAACCGAACCACTACGGACTCACGATCATGCGCGAGCGCGCACGGCAATTGCATGGGACGATCGATATCGAGTCGGTGGCCGATGGGGGCACCCGGGTCGAGCTGCGGTTCCGACCCGTGCCGGCCCCAGTACCGCAACCGGCCGAAGCCGCGCGCTGGGCGGTCTGA